One Novosphingobium sp. G106 DNA segment encodes these proteins:
- a CDS encoding molybdopterin-binding protein: MTTLTRPVLTRRRLIGSLGAGAGSLLLSGCDRIAAVPAVQQVLGAGEGLTFRAQRLLSDRTALAREFSALDMSPVFRTNGNTAPTANDYERHAAEKFVNWRLVVDGLVRRPQSLSMTQIRAMPARTQITRHDCVEGWSAIGKWTGLPLKLALDAAGVLPSARYVVFHCADDFDGDPYYESIDLIDGYHPQTILAWGMNDEMLSVGHGAPLRLRVERQLGYKQAKYVMRVSLVASMAEIGAGKGGYWEDAAGYQWYAGI; the protein is encoded by the coding sequence ATGACTACCCTCACGCGCCCCGTCCTTACACGTCGGCGCCTGATCGGTTCGCTCGGGGCCGGTGCCGGCAGCTTGCTGCTTTCCGGCTGCGACAGGATCGCCGCTGTGCCTGCCGTGCAGCAAGTACTGGGCGCCGGCGAGGGACTGACATTCCGCGCGCAGCGCCTGCTGTCCGACCGCACTGCTCTGGCCCGCGAGTTCTCGGCGCTCGACATGTCGCCGGTGTTCCGGACCAACGGCAACACTGCCCCGACCGCCAATGATTATGAACGACATGCCGCGGAGAAATTCGTCAACTGGCGGCTCGTCGTCGACGGGCTTGTCAGGCGGCCGCAGTCGCTATCGATGACCCAGATCCGGGCAATGCCGGCGCGCACGCAGATCACCCGTCACGACTGCGTCGAGGGTTGGAGCGCGATCGGCAAGTGGACCGGGCTGCCGCTCAAACTGGCGCTCGACGCGGCCGGTGTCCTGCCCTCAGCGCGCTACGTCGTATTCCACTGTGCCGACGATTTCGACGGTGATCCCTACTACGAGAGCATCGACCTGATCGATGGCTATCATCCTCAGACGATCCTCGCCTGGGGCATGAACGACGAGATGCTGAGCGTCGGCCACGGCGCGCCGCTGCGCCTGCGGGTCGAGCGTCAGCTCGGCTACAAGCAGGCGAAATACGTGATGCGGGTCAGCCTGGTCGCCAGCATGGCCGAGATCGGCGCGGGGAAGGGCGGCTACTGGGAGGATGCGGCCGGGTACCAGTGGTACGCCGGGATCTAG
- a CDS encoding DUF1993 family protein: MAFTLYAATIPSYLQILGSVSRLISKAETFCSDQGFEPEALIQAKLAEDMLPFAYQVKSTAVHSLGAIEGVRKGTFSPDTTTPPDTFDGLRERVDQTIAALEALDRDEVESFIGRLMRFEFGANHMDFVAEEFLLSFSQPNFYFHAATAYDILRMKGVSIGKRDFNGRVRKLP, translated from the coding sequence ATGGCCTTCACGCTCTATGCCGCAACCATCCCGTCTTACCTCCAGATCCTCGGCTCGGTCTCGCGGCTCATCAGCAAGGCCGAGACCTTTTGCAGCGATCAAGGCTTTGAACCAGAAGCCCTGATCCAGGCGAAGCTCGCCGAGGACATGCTGCCTTTCGCCTATCAGGTGAAGTCGACCGCGGTTCATTCGCTTGGCGCGATCGAAGGCGTGCGCAAAGGCACGTTTTCTCCCGACACCACAACGCCGCCGGACACTTTCGATGGACTGCGCGAGCGGGTGGATCAGACGATCGCCGCGCTTGAAGCGCTCGACCGGGATGAAGTGGAGAGCTTCATAGGACGGCTCATGCGCTTCGAGTTTGGCGCGAACCACATGGATTTTGTCGCCGAAGAGTTTCTGCTCTCGTTCTCCCAGCCGAACTTCTATTTCCACGCGGCGACGGCCTACGACATCCTGCGGATGAAGGGCGTTTCGATCGGCAAACGCGACTTCAACGGCCGCGTTCGCAAGCTTCCCTAG
- the msrA gene encoding peptide-methionine (S)-S-oxide reductase MsrA, which produces MSRIASTALALAAGTALFFFMGAGNAAEGSVKAPTAAMTEPVAGHRETAVFAGGCFWGVQGVFSHVNGVISATSGYAGGSASTASYETVSSGTTGHAESVRVVFDPAQVNYADLLRIYFSVVADPTQVNRQGPDTGTQYRTALFPVSPAQERVARAYIAQLSAAHVFSRPIATRIEMNRAFYPAEPYHQDFMARNPNYPYIVFNDRPKVEALHKLFPANWKS; this is translated from the coding sequence ATGTCGCGTATCGCTTCCACCGCCCTTGCCCTTGCTGCCGGCACCGCGCTGTTCTTTTTCATGGGCGCGGGGAACGCCGCGGAAGGAAGCGTCAAGGCGCCGACAGCTGCCATGACCGAGCCCGTAGCTGGGCACCGCGAGACCGCCGTTTTTGCGGGCGGCTGTTTCTGGGGCGTGCAAGGCGTCTTCTCGCACGTGAACGGCGTGATCAGTGCGACTTCGGGCTATGCGGGCGGCAGCGCCTCCACCGCGAGCTACGAGACGGTCTCGAGCGGCACGACGGGCCATGCGGAATCGGTGCGGGTCGTGTTCGACCCGGCCCAGGTCAACTACGCGGACTTGCTGCGCATCTATTTTTCGGTGGTGGCAGATCCGACACAGGTCAATCGCCAGGGTCCCGATACGGGCACCCAGTATCGCACGGCGCTGTTTCCCGTTTCGCCTGCGCAGGAGCGGGTAGCCCGTGCCTACATCGCCCAGTTGAGCGCTGCGCATGTCTTTTCGCGACCGATCGCGACGCGGATCGAAATGAACCGGGCGTTCTATCCCGCCGAGCCCTATCATCAGGATTTCATGGCCCGTAACCCCAACTACCCCTATATCGTCTTCAACGATCGGCCCAAGGTGGAAGCGCTGCACAAGCTGTTCCCCGCCAACTGGAAATCTTGA
- a CDS encoding GNAT family N-acetyltransferase — MTKVPCESQTSDRNLAAQIRSARSADTAFFPAIERSAGLAFREIPELAWIAYGDDLPPDFHWPLVEAGTCWTAAGCDDRPIGFLSAQIFSGDLHIWELSVRLDRQRLGIGRCLLRAAIHEGRLRNLASVTLTTFRDVPWNAPFYAMHGFLELGGSELDPRLLARLQDEAKRDFPRDQRCAMRLPLQVGDEQ; from the coding sequence ATGACCAAAGTCCCTTGTGAATCACAAACATCGGATCGCAATCTGGCCGCGCAGATCCGATCCGCGCGAAGTGCCGACACAGCGTTCTTCCCTGCAATCGAGCGTTCGGCTGGACTAGCCTTTCGCGAAATACCCGAGCTCGCGTGGATCGCGTATGGCGATGACCTGCCTCCCGATTTCCATTGGCCGCTTGTAGAAGCAGGGACATGCTGGACGGCAGCAGGCTGTGATGATCGTCCGATCGGTTTTCTAAGCGCGCAGATTTTCTCCGGTGATCTCCACATATGGGAGCTGTCGGTGCGCCTCGATCGGCAGCGTCTGGGAATAGGGCGTTGTCTACTCCGGGCGGCAATCCATGAAGGGAGGCTGCGGAACCTCGCTTCCGTCACATTGACGACATTTCGTGACGTGCCCTGGAATGCGCCGTTCTATGCAATGCATGGTTTTCTGGAGCTCGGGGGTTCGGAGCTCGATCCGCGTCTCCTGGCTCGTCTTCAGGATGAGGCGAAACGCGATTTCCCGCGTGATCAACGCTGCGCGATGCGACTGCCCCTTCAAGTCGGTGACGAACAGTGA
- a CDS encoding GNAT family N-acetyltransferase, producing the protein MNLIARHDLSAFEIDEIENDLYAFNSRATGRADAASMGFEIRGATGERIAVATGFSWAGIAEIKQMWVDGPHRGLGHGRTLLNAMICEARARGVRRIWVASFEFQAPAMYEKAGFLSMADLAGWPEGHRHIVLCLTLQ; encoded by the coding sequence GTGAACCTCATTGCTCGGCACGACCTCTCGGCGTTCGAAATCGACGAGATCGAGAATGACCTCTATGCGTTCAACAGCCGCGCTACAGGGCGTGCTGATGCGGCTTCGATGGGTTTTGAGATCCGCGGGGCGACCGGCGAACGAATCGCTGTTGCCACGGGCTTTTCTTGGGCCGGGATCGCCGAGATCAAGCAAATGTGGGTAGATGGGCCCCACCGGGGGCTGGGTCACGGGCGCACTTTGCTGAATGCCATGATTTGCGAGGCGCGGGCGAGGGGCGTGAGGCGGATCTGGGTTGCGAGCTTTGAATTTCAGGCGCCGGCGATGTACGAAAAAGCGGGTTTCTTGAGTATGGCTGACCTGGCAGGGTGGCCCGAGGGACATAGGCACATCGTTCTTTGCCTCACGCTTCAGTAG
- a CDS encoding APC family permease — MQSVEDNAHAAHSALRRVIGVRGVAAASFNGVVGVGIFGLPAAVAGVLGPAAILAYVVCLVLAALLALCLAEAGSRVSEAGGLYAYARAAYGPVLSGVAGILTLFFNLIASSAALARFAIDALASIWPPAGEWGASALLLAILYGALAAINVRGARQGANLTSVMAAIKILPLVLIVAVGAFAIRPEYLAWTGVPSMSAVGQGAVLLIFAFFGLETGLVPGGETKAPARTIPRAIAVTLVFVATLYIGLQLVTQGVLGAGLAGGSAPLAATAEVVFGPKVAAAIVALTVISAVGYLVADILTSPRALFALGEARQLPQVFARIDSRHGTPAVSILVYCALSFALAISGTFRELVILTTSGTLILYLICCLGIMRMRSRQIAMAGPPFVAPGGPVVPLAASALIVGLLWTLSWRELLAAAVVVGISALVYAAIEWRKATTKAVAPIT, encoded by the coding sequence ATGCAGTCTGTCGAGGACAATGCTCACGCCGCTCATTCTGCTTTGCGCCGCGTCATCGGCGTTCGCGGTGTAGCTGCAGCAAGCTTCAATGGCGTGGTCGGAGTTGGGATATTCGGGTTACCCGCCGCCGTTGCCGGCGTGCTGGGTCCTGCTGCGATCCTGGCCTACGTAGTCTGTCTTGTGCTCGCGGCGCTACTCGCGCTCTGCCTGGCGGAAGCTGGGAGCCGAGTATCCGAAGCGGGAGGGCTCTACGCGTACGCACGCGCGGCCTATGGTCCAGTCTTGTCCGGCGTTGCCGGCATCCTAACGCTTTTCTTCAACCTGATCGCCTCCAGCGCAGCGCTTGCCCGCTTCGCGATCGATGCCTTGGCGTCGATCTGGCCGCCGGCTGGCGAATGGGGTGCAAGTGCCCTTCTCTTGGCAATACTCTACGGGGCACTGGCGGCGATTAATGTTCGCGGCGCGCGTCAGGGCGCAAATCTGACCAGCGTGATGGCCGCGATCAAGATCTTGCCGCTTGTCCTGATCGTGGCGGTAGGAGCCTTCGCGATCCGGCCCGAATATCTGGCCTGGACAGGCGTGCCGAGCATGTCGGCCGTTGGGCAAGGAGCCGTGCTGCTCATCTTTGCATTCTTCGGGCTCGAGACAGGGTTGGTTCCCGGTGGCGAGACGAAGGCGCCCGCGCGCACTATTCCTCGAGCGATCGCGGTGACCCTGGTCTTCGTGGCAACGCTCTATATCGGGCTGCAGTTGGTAACCCAAGGCGTACTTGGCGCAGGCTTAGCCGGCGGATCGGCGCCATTGGCGGCGACGGCAGAGGTTGTCTTCGGCCCTAAGGTCGCGGCGGCCATCGTGGCGCTAACAGTCATCTCCGCGGTCGGCTATCTGGTTGCCGACATCCTGACCAGTCCGCGTGCGCTGTTTGCATTGGGCGAGGCGCGGCAGCTTCCGCAAGTCTTTGCGCGCATCGATTCCCGCCACGGAACGCCGGCAGTTTCGATACTGGTCTACTGTGCGCTTTCCTTCGCACTTGCCATCTCGGGGACGTTTCGCGAACTGGTGATCCTCACCACGTCGGGGACCCTTATCCTCTATCTCATTTGCTGCCTTGGAATTATGCGCATGCGATCCCGCCAGATTGCCATGGCCGGTCCCCCATTTGTCGCACCCGGCGGTCCAGTGGTTCCCCTTGCGGCATCTGCGCTCATCGTCGGCTTGCTTTGGACGCTGTCATGGCGCGAGTTGCTGGCAGCTGCTGTCGTGGTCGGCATATCAGCACTCGTCTATGCGGCCATCGAATGGCGCAAAGCCACTACGAAAGCGGTTGCCCCCATCACATGA
- a CDS encoding nuclear transport factor 2 family protein, with translation MKTPLEIATAWMEAAARCDIEAIAAGMADDCRRFGEPSWMVIAKPDYIAAYRQYLMSFSDYRLEIVNVMASGRTVVFEMIESARFSSPYPLSDGNAIQPNGKSYTDHVCTWIEVDSAGLIAEIRAYIPSTRGALMADAMGASA, from the coding sequence ATGAAAACGCCGCTGGAGATCGCCACCGCCTGGATGGAAGCAGCCGCCCGCTGCGATATCGAAGCGATTGCCGCCGGTATGGCTGACGATTGCCGACGCTTCGGCGAGCCGAGCTGGATGGTCATCGCCAAGCCCGATTACATCGCCGCCTATCGGCAATATCTGATGTCGTTCTCCGACTACCGGCTGGAGATCGTCAATGTGATGGCGAGCGGCCGGACGGTGGTGTTCGAGATGATCGAAAGCGCAAGGTTCTCGTCGCCCTACCCTCTGTCCGACGGCAACGCGATCCAGCCCAACGGCAAATCCTATACCGACCATGTCTGCACATGGATCGAAGTCGATTCCGCCGGGCTCATCGCCGAAATCAGAGCCTATATCCCGAGCACCCGCGGCGCTCTGATGGCCGATGCGATGGGCGCGTCCGCCTGA
- a CDS encoding enoyl-CoA hydratase-related protein, with the protein MRVAEKTFDTLLVEQLDRVLRITINRADRRNALSRAVQTDLIDAVEGAAGDPSIHAVVIRGAGKSFCAGYDISPASGAEHGGAEISLPRRAMETVNMARGWSRIWNAPIAVIAQVHGHCLAGGTDLALHCDLVVAAEDATIGYPALRMGGTPPTNMWLYHVGAQWAKRLLFTGDTFTGRMAEKIGFALEAVPAERLDDHVLALATRVAAMGRDIVAINKHVLNRGVDLMGRALLQDMAAPMDSIANMAPEMAAFQARAAEIGLGPAFKERDAPFAEGVPLDVQGKST; encoded by the coding sequence ATGAGAGTGGCCGAAAAGACCTTCGACACGCTGCTCGTCGAACAGCTGGACCGTGTGCTGCGAATCACGATCAACCGGGCGGACCGGCGCAACGCGCTCAGCCGCGCCGTGCAGACCGACCTGATCGACGCGGTGGAAGGCGCTGCCGGCGATCCCTCGATCCATGCCGTGGTCATCCGCGGCGCCGGCAAGAGCTTCTGTGCGGGCTACGACATCTCACCGGCAAGCGGAGCCGAGCATGGCGGCGCCGAAATATCCTTGCCGCGCCGTGCCATGGAAACGGTCAACATGGCGCGCGGCTGGTCGCGCATCTGGAACGCGCCGATCGCAGTAATTGCGCAGGTCCACGGGCACTGTCTGGCGGGCGGAACCGACCTCGCGTTGCATTGCGACCTCGTCGTCGCGGCCGAGGACGCGACGATCGGCTATCCCGCGCTGCGCATGGGCGGCACGCCGCCGACCAACATGTGGCTTTATCATGTCGGCGCGCAGTGGGCGAAGCGGCTGCTGTTCACCGGCGATACCTTCACCGGCCGCATGGCCGAGAAGATCGGCTTCGCGCTGGAAGCGGTGCCCGCCGAGCGGCTGGACGACCACGTCCTCGCGCTCGCCACGCGCGTCGCGGCCATGGGGCGCGACATCGTCGCGATCAACAAGCACGTGCTCAATCGCGGCGTCGACCTGATGGGCCGCGCTCTGCTCCAGGACATGGCCGCACCAATGGATTCGATCGCCAACATGGCGCCGGAGATGGCCGCCTTTCAGGCACGCGCCGCTGAGATCGGCCTCGGCCCTGCGTTCAAGGAACGCGACGCGCCCTTTGCTGAAGGCGTGCCGCTCGACGTGCAGGGGAAGAGCACATGA
- a CDS encoding AMP-binding protein yields the protein MSGPDDIVLVAGDWRVSRAEYADRLARAITVLRDLGVEEGGCIGVALRNCPQFFELFAAAGLIGAKSVPIAWRLKREEVAYLIADSGARSVFYDADSAAQMAGLPGAISLEDYEMRLQAASPAPGIDGTRLKFNMELYSSGTTGRPKAIERGQPTPEQMQRLMSGAFNLPKLMGVDGPGEVHMMTGPLYHSQPIGFSTQALAAGQRVVMMSGGFDAETCLATIAREKVTWITCVPTHLIRILALPEEVRGKYDLSSLKAVLHSAAPCPRDVKAAVIKLLPPAVLWEVYGGTEGAMTMISPGEWLEKPGSVGQAFPPGNEIRILDLEGNPVAPGAPGLIYGQPIMSFNYRGARELDGETWRDGLFTLGDIGYLDEDGYLFITDRLKDMIISGGANIYPAEVEATLFNHPAVGDASVIGVPDQHWGEKVKAIVELRAQASEADIIAFCREHLAHYKCPASVDFVDKLPRDPNGKVRKRELREPYWADAGRAV from the coding sequence ATGAGCGGCCCCGACGATATCGTCCTCGTCGCCGGCGACTGGCGCGTTAGCCGGGCCGAATATGCGGACCGCCTCGCCCGCGCGATCACCGTGCTGCGCGACCTCGGCGTGGAAGAAGGCGGCTGCATCGGCGTCGCCTTGCGCAATTGTCCGCAATTCTTCGAACTGTTCGCCGCGGCGGGACTGATAGGCGCCAAGTCGGTGCCGATCGCCTGGCGCCTGAAGCGCGAGGAAGTCGCCTACCTCATCGCCGATTCCGGTGCCCGATCGGTGTTCTACGACGCCGACAGCGCCGCGCAGATGGCCGGGCTTCCCGGGGCTATTTCGCTCGAGGACTACGAGATGCGGCTGCAGGCCGCCTCGCCTGCGCCGGGCATCGACGGCACCCGCCTCAAGTTCAACATGGAGCTCTATTCCTCGGGCACCACAGGCCGGCCCAAGGCGATCGAGCGCGGCCAGCCGACGCCCGAGCAGATGCAGCGGCTGATGTCGGGCGCGTTCAACCTGCCCAAGCTGATGGGCGTCGACGGACCCGGCGAGGTCCACATGATGACCGGGCCGCTCTATCACTCGCAGCCGATCGGCTTTTCGACCCAAGCTCTCGCCGCCGGCCAGCGCGTCGTCATGATGAGTGGCGGGTTCGACGCCGAGACCTGCCTCGCCACGATCGCGCGCGAGAAGGTCACCTGGATCACTTGCGTGCCGACGCATCTGATCCGCATTCTCGCGCTGCCCGAAGAGGTGCGCGGAAAGTACGATCTCTCCTCGCTCAAGGCGGTGCTGCATTCGGCCGCACCCTGTCCGCGCGACGTCAAGGCCGCGGTGATCAAGCTGCTGCCGCCCGCCGTGCTGTGGGAAGTTTACGGCGGCACCGAAGGCGCGATGACGATGATCTCGCCAGGCGAGTGGCTGGAGAAGCCCGGCAGCGTCGGCCAAGCCTTCCCGCCGGGGAACGAGATCAGGATTCTCGATCTGGAGGGCAATCCGGTTGCGCCGGGCGCCCCAGGCCTGATCTATGGCCAGCCGATCATGAGCTTCAACTACCGTGGTGCCCGCGAGCTCGACGGCGAGACTTGGCGCGACGGGCTCTTCACGCTCGGCGACATCGGTTATCTCGACGAGGACGGTTATCTGTTCATCACCGACCGCCTCAAGGACATGATCATTTCGGGTGGCGCCAACATCTATCCGGCCGAAGTGGAGGCGACCTTGTTCAACCATCCAGCCGTGGGCGACGCCAGCGTAATTGGGGTTCCCGACCAGCACTGGGGGGAAAAGGTCAAAGCGATCGTCGAACTGCGCGCGCAAGCGAGCGAGGCGGACATCATCGCCTTCTGCCGCGAGCACCTCGCGCACTACAAATGCCCGGCCTCGGTCGATTTTGTCGACAAGCTGCCGCGCGACCCCAATGGCAAGGTCAGGAAACGCGAGTTGCGCGAGCCCTATTGGGCGGACGCCGGGCGGGCCGTCTGA
- a CDS encoding amidohydrolase family protein, whose protein sequence is MGFEIFDADQHYYEAEDCFTRFASLRMRSEKFIRWVTEADGKRRRLFVGGRDANVIGNPTFDPCAQPGVYHETLKLIETGQDRSAAAYGQLEPIRPAYRDRQVRLGVMDEQGVDRTLLFPTLGVTMEGFMKDDVGLLYDAFEAFNRWLDEDWGFDFKGRIYAAPYLIMLDRDRLIAELERVLEAGAKLITIRPGPAYGRSPADPYFDPFWARVEEAGVLVTYHAYEGPSEQVDAFYNLWAAPPHPRGPEHRLLAHVMASVDSAAMDTLTALVLHNLFGRFPRLKVATIEMGCGWVPYLMKRLDHAGGLVNRKITSFGGTLDGKPSEIFKRHVWVAPFPEEDVVGLARTIGADHVLMGSDWPHAEAIPRPREYVECLDGLEDGEKQAIMRDNIAGLIAA, encoded by the coding sequence ATGGGTTTCGAGATCTTCGATGCCGACCAGCATTATTACGAGGCGGAGGACTGCTTTACGCGCTTCGCCAGCCTGCGGATGAGGTCCGAGAAATTCATCCGTTGGGTAACGGAGGCCGACGGCAAACGCAGACGCTTGTTCGTTGGCGGGCGCGACGCCAACGTCATCGGGAATCCGACCTTCGATCCCTGCGCCCAGCCCGGCGTCTATCACGAGACGCTCAAGCTGATCGAAACCGGCCAGGACCGCTCGGCCGCGGCCTATGGTCAGCTCGAACCGATCCGTCCCGCCTATCGCGATCGCCAAGTGCGGCTGGGCGTGATGGACGAGCAAGGGGTCGACCGCACGCTGCTGTTCCCCACGCTCGGCGTCACCATGGAAGGCTTCATGAAAGACGACGTCGGCCTGCTCTACGATGCCTTCGAAGCCTTCAACCGCTGGCTCGACGAGGACTGGGGCTTCGACTTCAAGGGCCGGATCTATGCCGCGCCATATCTGATCATGCTCGACCGCGACCGGCTGATCGCCGAGCTCGAACGTGTACTCGAGGCCGGAGCCAAACTCATCACCATCCGCCCCGGTCCCGCCTACGGCCGGTCGCCGGCAGATCCGTACTTCGATCCCTTCTGGGCGCGCGTCGAGGAAGCCGGCGTGCTTGTCACCTATCACGCCTATGAGGGACCGTCGGAGCAGGTCGACGCATTCTACAATCTCTGGGCTGCGCCGCCCCACCCGCGCGGGCCTGAGCATCGGCTGCTCGCGCATGTCATGGCGAGCGTCGATAGCGCGGCGATGGACACGCTGACCGCACTGGTGTTGCATAATCTGTTCGGCCGTTTTCCCAGGCTCAAAGTCGCGACGATCGAGATGGGCTGCGGCTGGGTGCCCTATCTGATGAAGCGGCTCGACCACGCCGGCGGGCTGGTCAACCGCAAGATCACTTCCTTCGGCGGTACGCTCGACGGCAAGCCATCGGAGATATTCAAGCGCCACGTGTGGGTCGCGCCATTTCCCGAAGAAGACGTGGTCGGCCTCGCCCGGACGATCGGCGCCGATCACGTGCTGATGGGTTCCGACTGGCCCCATGCCGAAGCGATCCCGCGGCCGCGCGAATATGTCGAATGCCTCGACGGCCTCGAGGACGGGGAAAAGCAGGCGATCATGCGCGACAACATTGCCGGACTGATCGCAGCATGA